The DNA region CTTTTTCCTTGACTAATTGGTATGCACCCAAGGACATCGTGCCAAAGAGGCAAAGAGACTTtgtatcattttcttttcttttctttttagctGCTGGCTGCCACTGGTTGGTTCCAGCATCGTGGAAACATCCTTTTACATATACGTCCAAGTCCAGCGAACATAATAACCACTTAATTTCTCGTTCATCATATGTAAATTTCATATAAACtttaaatatagaaattaagaatatcatttttttaaatactaataatatattgtaTATCTCAGGAAAGAACTAGtagtagtttttattttattaatcatgTTCGAACTTGAATGAGATAAGACTATTGATgatcttaaacttttttttaatatacaacaATTGCATTCTTAAGAGTTAAATTAGATATCACTggtgaattttaaataaaaatagtatttactagttgatttttttggtacactaattgatttatgtgttttatgataaaataaacacttttttaaaacaagagtatatttatttaatttttttaatgaaaaataattttaatttaaaggattatttaaaaattataattatcatacagattttatttaaaataaaaaatagagaaactaatttaatatttatttcaaaattacattttcaaacttaaataaacacacaaaaagttatccaatcaattaaaatagtaaatactaaatactttcaaataaaagtgagttatattttttaaactttagaaTATTTGTTATCGATTGAGAGTTAAAGAGTCTTTTATATACACAAATCTATTAGTTTAAAGTTAGAGCTTAATTAAACAACAGATCTATACAAATCTAGAGATTAAATCTCAACTATATATTTCCTTCATTTCAAATTGGCTGaagcttttttatatatataaataatttggcTGAAGCTttagcattaaaaaaaattatattaatctttatttttagttttaataattaGTGCCTTAAAAATCAGTGTCTTGCTAACTACTAGTATCATAGCATTGgttaagaatttttaaaaaataaagtttttattgaaaaattacatgaaaatgcatttaaaaattataaaagaacataattttatttctttaaccaATGTCAATTATTATTTGTCTAACTATAATTAATTTGGAAACTTAATATATCTATGAAAATtggaaaaaagaataaagtaaaattactctgtaataaatattattattttgattttatttaacttaCTTTATACCTTAATCCCATCAAAATTAATTCTTGGTaacttttatgttaattattataaaaaaaattaataaatttataaattaaataataatataaaattactttaccttcataatatatttttgaattaaaatacaacTCTATAGTAGAAAGAATACacttttttagaagaaaaaaaaacacatcatTGTCTACCAAGGAGCAACTAGCAAGGCAAAGCAAAAGGTGACTGACACTGTGACAGTGTTAGTAAAAGTGGAAGTAAATAAAGCCAAAGAAAGGCAATAATAAAAAGTAGTATGAATATgattaaatgaaaatgaaaagaaagcgcaaagaccataaaaaaatagagaattaaataattaaatgctTTAGAAAAAGAGAGGCAGCTGCTAAGCAGATTATTCGTTTTGAGTTGCTAGCAGCTACCCCGTCCGTACAACGCAACACGCCAATGGACTGGAGGCGCTGGACTAAGAATAAGAAGAACCACCACCACCCTCCGCCGCAGCTGCAACCGCGCTTGGAGCGCCTCAACGCCAAAAAAGGCATCAATTACCAATCACCACCTTCTCCTCCttccccttcttcttcttcttctcacttGGATCGCCAAACCAGCTTCCGCCTCTTCGGCTTCGACGGCGAATTCGACCGCATCTTCCAGACCCTGGGCCTCTCCGGCCCAGAAGACTTCTCCATCCCCACCGCTGACTGGGAAGCCCACAAGGCCCGCTTATCTGGGCCCACCACCATTCCTCCCCCTCACACGCTTCCTCCCACTTCCCAGATTCAAGACGATGACGTTTCGGTTCCCGCTGCGGTTTCTTCTTCCTCCCCTTGGTCTTCCGGGGAGCACTACGTGGGCAGGGGCAGTGTCGGTAGATTGAATTTGAGACACGGCGAAAGGAGCGTGCTTTTCACCGATTCCGATTCCTTCACTACTTCACACGACGATGACAGTGATGTTGgtggagagagggagagagcgGGTCTCGCTTCTAATTCTGCAGCCGCTGATGAGTTGGTTATTCCGTTTAACTCATCCAACGAGTGGTTTAGACAGACTTTCGCTTCGTGGCAGAAAGGTGACGTCTTGGGAAATGGGTCCTTCGGAACTGTCTATGAAGGCTTCAAtgagtgagttttttttttcctcccttTTTTCTAGTACTTTGCTTTTTGATTGGTTAGTTTAGTTGTTTATTTAATGACTTATTAGGTGAAATGAAACCCTAGCTTCTGAAATCTGACTTGGTTTGTAGTTATTACTTATTAGGGTAGTTAATTAGTTGTCCGTGTTGTTTGGACTAAGTTGCAGCTTCCAATAATGACACTCTGACTACCTTATTTTCGTTAGGGTTACTGACTAACATGATTTAAATAATCTTGTTCGGATTGCATTCAATTTCCACTGAATGCGTGCTAGTCAGATAATATTATCTAATAATTGCTATTATCTGCCCCTGCCCCCTTCATGTATGTTTTTAAGGATGATTCTTGTGTAGACTTATTCTAAGGCATGCACTTAGGACTTAGGTTGACTGCTTCAGCTAGTGCTCTATACGAAAATGGATTTGGAGAGTTTCTCCTTAGTAGAGAATTTGTGACTTACAAGAAATGATATGTGTCTAATACATTGATCTACAAGTGAGTCTTATTGCTTATCTCTTCACATAAGAGAAACAACAACCATCGTGGTGCTAAAAATTGAACTGAGGAGTCCATTTGGTAATTATCATACGAGGAGTTGAAGACATTGGAAAGTTGGCTTATCTGGTCGTGAATGTCTTATGCATCCATAGCTGTTAAAGCATAAGAGtccaattattatattatcaagCTTCTTTCAAACACACCATTAGGAGGTCCATGTTTTTTAGCTTTATAGTTTACCTTGTTCTTATAGGGGTAACAtatgcattttcttttcttgcagtGATGGATTCTTTTTTGCGGTAAAGGAGGTGTCTTTGCTGGATGAAGGTGGCCAGGGAAAACAGAGCTTTTTTCAACTTCAGCAGGTCAGAGTTCTTCattaaagtttataatttatCCATTAGTTCTTATATGACAGTATTCTTATATATGATGTCTGTGGCCTCCCTTTCAGGAAATATCTCTTTTGAGTAAGTTTGAGCATAAAAACATAGTTCGATATTATGGCTCAAACAAGGTATGCAGTTATCTAGGGAACAGGTCTCTTTTATTCTGTCAGAATATGATACTCTAGATAGAATAATTGGATTTCCAGGACCTAGGCAATCGACATAAgcatttttcaaatttgaaagcATTTACATGGCTGAAAATCACTTTGTTCATTAAGCATCTTGGAGTTTATGACatttctaacaattttttttacttactaATATGTACATGGGAGAAGGAAATGGTATGTCTTTATTCTACAAAAAAAGAGTGATGAGATATCATGTGGCTATTGGAGGGAGATACATTGTTCATACTTTGGATTGTTTTGATGATAGAAATAAATACTGTTCTTTTTGACATTTAATGAagcaaaacataaaattttcaattaccaatctgttaaaaaaatggtcttgtgttgataaaaaaaattattggaggGTCAGTTAATGTCGGTATGTCACTAAGCTTTTGAAGACAAAATTGGTGTTCAAAAGTTTTTTTGAGGACTAAATTAGGGATtgctcaattatttttatttaaaagaaattgtgtTTCCTATGTTTtcattgctttctctttgatattatatatttgtattttttatatttttcaggacaaaagtaaattatatatattccttGAGCTTATGTCAAAAGGGTCATTGGCAAGTCTCTATCAAAAGTATCGGTTAAACGATTCTCAAGTTTCTGCATACACAAGGCAGATTTTATGTGGCTTGAAGTATCTTCATGATCATAATGTGGTCCACAGGTAACATGGACGAATTCCCTATCATGATACCGAGCAATGATTGTGtctataataacaataatctcATTTGAGTGAGTTCCATGAGGAAGTTAGGTGGTTTGGTTAATGATGTTAAAGTGATTAGTGGTAAATAGTCagtatatttttgtttcattcttAATGTTAAAGGGAAATATATTGTAGAATGTTCTGGATAATAAAGGGGTTCTTCACAACTGCagtctgtgtgtgtgtttgtgcaTATGTGCATCTATATTTTATACCAGCTTGAAACTGGATGACAATAGATACCTTTCAAAGTGCATGACTATGACATTTAGAAATCCTGCATTTGTAGTTTCTTTGGAGCTTATTTAGAGTGTCTATCATGATCAAAGTATACTGGGGTGTGGAGCTTATTATCAAAGTCTGACATGCACTGGAAATGTAGAAAAGTTAAAGTATGCTGATTTCCTTTAGAAATAACCTTGAGTTTTGTTAAGTGAGAAATTTAAGAACCTAACCTTATAGTCAACCTCAtctaagaatttgaaattttaaaactgaAATAGGTATCTGTAAGAAGTAACTTATGAACTTAGGTcatattcatataaattatttggtCACTTAAAAACTTGATTTCATGTAAGAAATTATTGAATCCTACGGATGATGCAACTTAAATATGCATTATGAATTAAGCCATCAACAATACAAATCAATGGTCAAGGTTCCTATTTAGGACCTAGAATAAGAGAATATTTTGCTACTTAAGTCCTGGAAGTTTCTTTAAGACGTGTTACCAATGGTTATAGTATTTCTGTTCTTATATTAGAGGATATGTTATATGTTATAGCTCTATTTGCACATATTTATGTTGAGAAAATTGTTGAGAAACCAGATACAGAGTATGTTTCTTTGCATGGGAAGATGAGTTTGCTTTAACAGATTTTATTTGGAAGTGAAAAATGCTTGACTTTCAATCATTGCCAAAGATGAAAGTTTGATGCAGTGCTtggaaattaaattcttaaatataaaaatatcttgaATTTGCATTGATTTGCTACATTCTGAATGtttcaattcaaatattcaattttatagGGACATCAAGTGTGCTAATATACTGGTTAATGTAAGGGGGCAAGTCAAGCTTGCAGATTTTGGGTTGGCAAAGGTAATCTTCAACAACACTGAATTTCTCTTTTCAGCTTCTTATCATACACAATCCAAATACTGTctgcttataatttatattttttgtgtctTTTGCTCTCTCAGGcaacaaaatttaatgatattaaatcAAGCAAAGGCTCTCCATATTGGATGGCCCCAGAGGTTTGTCCCTGCtcttgtataatttgtttggaGTAATTCCTGCAACGGAATGAACTAGATGAAATCATATGGCTGTCTAATTTGGTATATGCTTCCGCTGATTTTCTTCTGACAGAGTGCAGATTCTGAATCTTGAAACTGTAGTTTTTCCACCCATTTGTGATTTACGAGAAATGTTTCAGTAAACTGACAAATGAATTTTTAGACTAGTGAGCTTTTATTGTGACTGGTTTAACTTTGAATTGTTGGTTTATAGGTTGTTAACTTAAAGAATCAAGGTGGTTATGGGCTAGCAGCTGATATATGGAGCTTAGGGTGTACAGTTTTGGAGATGTTGACAAGACAGCCTCCCTATTCTGATTTGGAAGGAGTATGTATTATGTCATGCTTCTTATATCATCTTTTCTTAATCTCTAGTTTGTTACTTTCctatttttccttctttaatttattggagactggattttattttaccctacattttttatttttcactcctTTGAATCGTAAATATTCAAGATTTTCATTTAGTTGGTTACTCTTCTCTTTGAATTTGGATAACTGGGTTAATGTATATAAATGTCTTTTCTGTCTCAACAGATGCAAGCATTATTTCGGATTGGCCGGGGTGAACCTCCACCTATTCCTGAATATTTATCTAAGGATGCCCGGGATTTCATCCTTGAATGCTTACAAGTTAACCCAAACGATCGTCCAACTGCAGCTCAGCTATTTTATCATTCTTTTCTAAGGAGAACAGTTCTATCTCCCTGAAGTTTTGCATCACCTCTAAAAATTGGCACTGAGAACTTCCAAGTTTATCCCCTATTTTTCTGAACTTTATCCATACACATCTTGGGTTTACTGGTGGAATGTCTGGGACAAGTTTAATGGGTTTTCAGATATCTGCTGGAGCTAGGACAAGTACATTTCAAGGACTTCATCTTATCTTGCCATCCCATGCCAAAGGTTGGTTCATTGAAAGGGAAGAATGCATTATCAAGTGTTTCACAAAACTTTCACCTCTATGCTAAACGAGAGAGCAATGCCTTTTTTGAATCCCAGTGTGGATCTTGGTATGACTGGATTGGGGAAATGCAGAATTAAGGAGGATATGGACCTTTTCATTTCCAACTGGTTGCTCTTTATTCTACAAGGCAGAAGCACCCACCAGGAGATTGCCAAGGCTAAGAACAGTTGTTGGTCACTGGTGCGAAGTTGTCGGGCCATGTTGCTTGTACTCACTTGATTTGATCCTATCAAGAGCTCATGttcttgcataaaaaatgtacatcaGGAGCTCATGCTCATGTTCTGTTGATCCTATCAGCAGGTTGCTGATAATTGGTCTCAGCTGTGGCCTGCCCAACATGTAAATACTCGGGTAAAGCGCACGGGTGCAAGCAAAGTGCTGTTAGAGCAACAATGCAAGTTGAAGTTctggatttttttcttcttccccttAGCACAATTAAACTGTATATAATTgtaatacttttttctttttcaaggaaatACCATTCGTATTtatttaccatttttttttgtaaaatgatGGCACATGTATACatgtatttcaatttttcaGCACTTAACAACTTAATATTTACCACTATCAAGTCTAACATTCAGAAGTTGAAGAGTTGAAGGCAAAATCAAGACCTTGGTGGTGTTCCTAGTGGGAACCAAGGAAGTTACAAACACAGTAGTTATTGGTTGTTTTGACTTGCTTGCCATTGGTAGGAAAGACCAAAACAAGACAGCGCGACAATTTgacaaatttgtgaaattcaaaattcagaTTTTGTAACATTTTTGTCACGATAAAGGATTACAATAATACTAGTGTagaaacaatttaaataattagaaattgTAATATATTGATGAAAGTAGTATATTGTTTTTTCAATCacgattattttattattcttttaaatatatttctccttttatttattatttgttcacTCTTCGTGATTATataacttaatatatttattattttatcacttGGGGTGTATTTGGTTAAgagaaagaatagaaaaaacgaaaagaagagaaaaatagaaatttttgtAGTATGAGTTTTATATGAATCTTATAACTTTTATCCTctccattaattaatttttttatttttatttattttatttttattctctaaatCATTCATGATATTTATGCAAAGATGTATATATCAAaaggatgtaaaaaaaaaatgaatcgtGGGAAATTTCAGACGATCATATTGTAAAAAATTGTCATTTCATTGTTCacagaaattaaaatagatgaagttatattaaaataaaaaaattgtatacattattttattttatttaaaaaatttatactatacatttaaaaaattgttattttattttatttgatatggtATAGTCATGTCAAAATTCAAACATGGGATGATTGATTTTGCTTGATGACAAACCGTAAAAAACCGTCTCCGGAGTTAAGGGATAAGGTCAGCGAATACGGGTTGGTGCAGATCAGGAGTCAGGACTCCATCAAACCGCCATAATGACAACACAAGACTGCTGAAGTTCCGTGGGGTGCTCTTCCATTTTTATGAGATAGTGAGATAGTGAGATAGTGAGATCAAACTTTCCAATTAAAGCTACTGGTTCTGTTCTACcagtcattttgttttttttaaggtcattttgttcttatataaACCAGGGAAAAAGAGTAAGTCTGtatctctctaaattttttaaataatagaaaaaataggaGTTAAatacagttaataaaaaaatagaataacaaaattaataatagaaaattaatgtaagttggaaaaaaattataatttaagaataaaattatctaataaaatgtatatatcaAGTGAGATAATTctcattattaataattaaagatataaattaattagaaaatataaatgtatTCAAGTCTATTATGAACAAGATTAATAATAAGATTATATttcacaaaattgaaaacataactaatctaaaaacttttaaattaattcattaaattataaatatttgataaaagtatatgaaaaatataaaatgatataaaaataataaaaaattaaataaatattttaagaataaaaatataattattatttgttatcCTAACACACTACAAAAGTTTAACATCTACACATTAACTTTTATGACAAATATATCCTcaagttttgaaatttaatttcaaaataaaatcattataataaggataaataattatttttgtttttaaatgtataaaatgtTAACAATTTCGTTCccgaaaaatgaaaatttaaatttgtcctGAAAGTGAAAAAAGTACGACAGATCGATCCATTTGaacaaaaatattacaaaaatgatTACCAACATCATCTTCTTTGATTGACTCTCTAATAGTGAGTCATAAGAACAAATTTGTCatgtaaactttttatttttttatctattacaaAAATgtactttctctttctctttcttgtcttttctttcttgtcacTTTAATGAAAgttaatgaatgaatgaatttttttttttttactttcataattaaattttcatttttaagaataaatttatcagcatttatatatttatggatgaaaataactatttaccaTTTTAATACTTAAATGTTATTCGGGTGAAAGTTAGGCGAACCTAATAATATTGTACAGACTATAatattcttattattaaaaatttatctgtatgaattaatatgttaaaacatgatttttttttcaatatttatgatttttagtttttcaaaaaaagaaaaagaaaaagaaaagaaagaaaagatcaTTCCAGATGAGTTTAAAATTGGTACGATGGAATATGCTTGGTTTCTTGGAACGTGAGAGAGCACGTGAAGGCGCACTATGAGGCACGTCATCACGTTCACAAGAGCGTGCCCACACTCTCTACAGATGCGCGTATTGGAGCGCATGCGTGAAATATGAAAAAAGCAAAGGAGTGAGGGATTGTGTTTCTCTTTGTGCGTAGCGTAGAAATGACTCCATCTTTGCGATTCTcaactttctctctctaaaaaacCCATCAGAGCATGAGGAGAGAGAAACTTCCCTGCCCTTCCATTTCCCTCTCGATTCCTTCGCCTTTGCTTTCGATCCTTTGCTAGAAGAGAACCTTATTCCTCTCTGTCTCTCCCCCTTCAAATTCCcttccttttcttccatattCACTCTCTCTTCCTAACCGCCCGGTACGAACACACAACAACCctctttcatttcaattttcgCTTCCTTTTCATCGTTTTaggttaattgtttttttttttcctttcgaTTCGTGTATGTTACATCTTAACATTCTTAATTTTTGCTAAcctaatctatttttttttactgtcaaTTGAAGAACGGATAGGATACCTAATTGACTGTGCTTTCCCGTCAGAGGCATTTTTGTTTTGtccccatttttatttttatatatattaagtggTTTGATTGGATCTAAGATATGGATGAGTAAAGTTTAGCGACATGTGCTTCTTATCTTAGTTCCATGTTCTGGttagtattattatattaattaatgttgCTTTGTTAGTTGTCTTTGCTTGTTGTTGTTGCCTCTCTCACCACGTTGCTTCCTTCTGACCTTGTTAAAAAATCTCTcacattgttttctttcttgctgTTCAACTGTTTGTTGCCAGATGCACTTTGGTTTTGCAAACTAATTCGTTGGCTAAATTACTCCGATTGTGAACTGGTGAGTTTTTCCTTATCCTCTTTGTTGTTTGATGCTTGACATGCTTTTGTTTTCAGCAATTCAGAACGTGAGGCTCCTTTGGCGGTACAATGGGGCTATCTCCAGCAATTGcctttctgttttgctttataTGTGATTCCATTGCTTTGTCCATTGTGGCATGTACCTTTTCTTCATCTTCAGTATGTTAACTAGTTGGTTTCGGCATGTGCTCATTTCATATTCAGCTAGATTTAGGCTAATAAGTTACTGATATTGTTCCTTTAAGTTCAATTACAAGCTGTtgatctttttataaaatttgccTCATTGTTTAGTTGGTTTAATTAACTGGTTTCTTCCTTTTGCTCTCATTTAGAATCTGTACTCTTCCAATTTGTGAGATTATTAGATTTTCTGAAGTCAATTTTgtagtaagaaaaatttggatTAAATGAATTTTGTACTATGAATCTATGATGTCACCTGATTGTTAGAACTGATTATATGGTTGTATGCTAATGCACTAGTAGCTTAAGACTGCAAGTCATATTTTAGACAGCCAAAATGTGTAAGGATAATTGACATGTGCTCTTCATTGCGTTGTTATTCTAACAGAAGAAATAAAGTTGGTAATCATGGTCACATGGGAAATGTATGAACCTCTCTGAACTGTTTTCAAAGTCTGATAATACTTCCAAAAAGGGCAAATTAAATATGGTTTACTATGATATTGCATGATTATAtccttgattttgatataaaaatctGTTTTCCTGGATTCTTCCTAGTAGATACTTCATCAGGTTCTTTGTTCTTTCTCCTATATAATGAAATcttatccaaaataaataatagactgTCCTAGATCTAGTACAGATAGCTGCAGTTAATTTATAGGTTCGTGTTGATGTATTTTGGCACGGGCAGAGGAAATACTTTTCATGTAATTTGCTGTCAATAATTGAGGCCTTTCATTCTGGTTTATGAGTAAATTGATCTATGTCATTATAGGTTCAGTAATTGTCTACCACCTTTTTGGCATTAATTGTGGTAAGGTACTTGGGGAAGTTTTAGTCTTAGTATTGGAGTTCATTAGGTTCTACTTGACCAGACAACTTGTGTTCATCTCTAGATGCCTTACATTCCTTTGCTGCCATAATTTTTTGAGCTGGCCATCCGTTTAATAGTTTTTAATGTTTGCCTAGTGAAGATGCCCATGAAATGCTATGAATAAAAGCCTTGATCCAAAAGGACAAGattgttttcatttctttctttctttcaagttTCTATATTGGGAAAGGTTGTTAAGATCACAATCTTCCTTGGAGGATTGCATGATCTTGAACTTCTGTGTGGGAGCTTCAATCCCAATTATACACACCAACTTGGTTTGGTGAGATCTCTGTAGGATCAATGGCCAAGCTTGTTAAATTACTTACAGTTTTTTGTGATCTGGATGAGCCACCCTTTAAGTGGTGGAACAACTCAATTTGTGTAGAAAAAAAATCTGTGTCCACCACTAAAATTCAAGAATCTCAAACTTCTTTTTGGCTGTTTCCCTATCTCTGTTCCACATTTATGAGTTTTATCTAATATTCTGACTTAGCAATTGTTACACCGTTCCCCTTCCATCTGAGTTTCTGTCTCTCTGCATTGGCTG from Glycine soja cultivar W05 chromosome 8, ASM419377v2, whole genome shotgun sequence includes:
- the LOC114421439 gene encoding mitogen-activated protein kinase kinase kinase 1-like gives rise to the protein MDWRRWTKNKKNHHHPPPQLQPRLERLNAKKGINYQSPPSPPSPSSSSSHLDRQTSFRLFGFDGEFDRIFQTLGLSGPEDFSIPTADWEAHKARLSGPTTIPPPHTLPPTSQIQDDDVSVPAAVSSSSPWSSGEHYVGRGSVGRLNLRHGERSVLFTDSDSFTTSHDDDSDVGGERERAGLASNSAAADELVIPFNSSNEWFRQTFASWQKGDVLGNGSFGTVYEGFNDDGFFFAVKEVSLLDEGGQGKQSFFQLQQEISLLSKFEHKNIVRYYGSNKDKSKLYIFLELMSKGSLASLYQKYRLNDSQVSAYTRQILCGLKYLHDHNVVHRDIKCANILVNVRGQVKLADFGLAKATKFNDIKSSKGSPYWMAPEVVNLKNQGGYGLAADIWSLGCTVLEMLTRQPPYSDLEGMQALFRIGRGEPPPIPEYLSKDARDFILECLQVNPNDRPTAAQLFYHSFLRRTVLSP